The genomic DNA CTCAACCCAGGAAAAGGTCACCATGCGGGAGAGTATATTTACACATAAAAGTGGTACTTTAAAATCTTTGTGGAACTGTAATTAATTATGTTGTTTGCCATTTTTGGTTCTTTCCAAGCGCAGGAACACTATCCTCTTAGAATGATTATATTTTAAGAGTATCAACTGACAAGCTCTATCAACTTAACTATGGCAATGTGGAAGTGTATTTAAATACGTGTTGAGGGTAAACGCAAATGAGCTTTTCTCATATCAAAATACATGATTATGAAATGAGATACAAAGCTTTAGCCGAAAGAAGTACATGTTTTCTTTTACCGCATGTCCTAGCATCATTTATACGACCACCAACATGGGTCAGACACTCAGGACTCTTACAGAATGCGGCATATCGTAATATACGATGATGCTACTCGTTTTAATTGGAAAATCGACGGTATTAGCTATATCGCGCCAATATTCGGTATTGTTAAAGAACAGCGAGTGGAAGATGTTTGGAATACAATATGTAAACGTTTCGAACTTCTACTCTAAGTTCTGACTAAGGCCTAGTCcgaaccgaaaaaaaaaatttgattgcTTTACCATAAAACCAGGTAAGATCTCATTATCATTTAACCGATAAGTTAAAACGAACCGTCGCTAAAAGAGAACGATCAATCTTGAATTCTTCACTTGAGGCAAGAACTCTGCCCTCAAATATTCTTTCAATATATACAGGGAATCTGAGATGTAGTCAGTTTTTCTATCGGTTTTCTCAAATCCGAGAGAATGACACGCAAACTTGGCGCGATCGTGAATCATTGAAATTAGCAAACATGTCGCTCAAGTGACTGATCACTCTTGCTATTTAAAGAAATTAGTCTtcctgaaaaaatttatttcctcacGTAAATCGCGGTTTCTGAGCTATTTTTACGATCTTAAAACCGTCTCAAACGGCCTCTAAAAAGCAGACCAATCTTTGTTTGTATTGGAAACGATACCTACCCCGAATGTAAAGGTTTTAGAGTTGCGGAACTTAAGATGTGTTATTTTTAGGACTTACAATAAGcattcttaaaataattacCTCTGATGATCTAACTACCAGACTCGTCAAAATACAGCGcattaagtaaaaaaatacCCGGTGATACTACAATGACACCTATTAATTACGTCTAAGGAAATATACAGATAATTTGACAAAGATCTTTACATGATGCTCTGCCTAAAAATaacgtttttctttgttttctctgaGGGTATGCGAGACATAAGAAGCATAAAATAGGCTCGTGCGAAGTCTTGATGTATCCCCCACTTTCCTTGCCCCATTAGCTTCATCCTCTCTCCACCTTCGTGAGTCTCTGATTCAATATCTCTGCCCTCCCAGGCTATTTATTTAACATTAGCAAAACCATAACGATGAGTACCACTCATTTTAAAAAAGGGCCACTTAAGTGCTGCTACTTTTTTCCCATGGAAGAGGACTCAATACTGAATAAGTTCCCTCTTGGCTTGTTATGAAATCTCTTTAAGTATCAAAAACTAAAGATTGTTCGTTTGTTCCGAGATTGTCATCCCAATCTATAATTTTTGAAACGAGATATTTCTCTAAGTACGAAATCACTCAAATCACCTAAATGCGAAACTCTTCTTTATATACACCATTTGCGACATTTTAACAATATTATAGGTCCCAACGAAACTATACTTTTAGTTCCGAGAACTTGATCCGTCTTCCCGAGTCCTCAGTAACCTGTTGAATTTTTCACCTCTCACTTTGAAAGACTGGAACGACTGAAGTACTGTTAAACGCTGTTGCATGATGGGACGACCGGCTTCCGCCATTTTGATCACCAACGTCAAAGCAACgttgttgaaaacgaaaattcaGTGGGGAATCTACTTCAGAGTGGGCTGAGATCTTCCCTTCATCGTTATTTGGATTTTGGTACTCAAGAAAGGTCCAAGAACAGCTTTCAAAATGTCTTACATGCTTCAGCATCTCAAAAATGGTTGGCAAGTTGACCAGGCAATCATGTCGGAAGAAGATCGAGTTGTGGTTATTCGATTTGGTCACGATTGGGATCCGACATGCATGAAAATGGACGAAGTATTGTACACCATTGCGGATAAAGTGAAGAACTTTGCGGTGATCTACTTAGTGGATATTACAGAGTGTCCGGATTTTAACAAAATGTATGAATTGTACGACCCCTGCACGACAATGTTCTTCTACCGAAACAAACACATCATGATTGATTTGGGCACAGGAAACAACAATAAGATCAACTGGGCTTTGGAAgataaacaagaaatggttGATATTGTCGAGACTGTTTATCGTGGAGCGCGGAAAGGCCGAGGTTTGGTTGTTTCACCCAAGGATTATTCCACCAAGTATCGTTATTAGGATATAAATCTTTTGCCTTAACCCCTTTCAGCCTAAGATCAGTATTCctattctccataccgttctctatacattttcttaggcgttgataaggagaatttgtttagcaatcaaaagcctcttggtgatcgtttcctttattcttgtaacctttatgtttgattcaggcatgatattgtaaggagaaattagatattagtcactcttaggggtcaaagggttaaatatcaTTAGTGGACAATTGAGCTTCTTTCTATTTTCACAATAATGTTAACTTTCCTATTACACTGAATTGTTCAGCATGACCGATGAGTTCGTAGATTTTAAGCAAATTAAAGCTAAAACAGACTGTAGCTGGAAACAGTACCTAAACAAATGTTTAAGGGTTATATGACAGTTTTTTTGCCTGTAGAATGATCTAGTTTGAAGGTTtatggtttttggtttttcccCAATCTTATAGCTTTCCTATATGCATTTTTGGTCAGTGAGTGATAAACGTTCTGAGCAAAGGTTGAAGGCAACACATTTTGTCAATGAAAGTGAGAAGGGGCCTGGATAAAGTCTTCACCCTGATTACTATGGTTGCTACAGGTCGGGAAAGGCAAAGAATTACACTTTGAGTCAGAGAAAATTTATATCTTTAAAAGAAGTCAGATATGGGTGAAATTTTAAGTAAATATGGAATTGTTCATCTCTTCCTGGCTCTCTTCACAATGAAAAATAGTAACACCTTCcttcttttttatgttaataTTACTTCTGTACACTGTTTAGAACAGTCAACAGATTCCTGACCAGCCTATAGTTTCTCTTTTTGATGCAAGTTTATGTTGGTTTATGAATgaaattgtacattttttcaatCTTCTAATTCACTCTTTTCTAAAGTTCTTAATTCTTGGATTCACTTTATAGACATGAAAGGTTGGAATGGTAGAAGTTAGGTTGATGAAATTGAATGGCAAGCTGATGTTGGCATCTAAGAAAATCACTCCTTTTTCCATGATTATAACTTAAGGAAATATCTATTGATATACACTGTATGTGACTTGCTAAAAACATAAAGGTATGGCAAAGAAGATGGCTGGGAGTGGAGGTTGTAGGCACTACTAGGATtagtttttgaaactttttattttagtgtgagaaattttacatttgtcagggaaaaggCATCACTAGACATCACTAGAATGGTAATATTACTTAATGATATTTTTGTGCTTATTAAATATAGAGAAGTTACTAAACTCAGatatttgttgtttatttctttttgaggTATGGAGTAAATATTGCTTATATTGGTTATGGAGAATAAGTTTGCTCCTTGAGGAACTTCCTGTAACAATGCTTgagtattaattattttatcaCCTCATCTGGCATAGGTCTCTGTAGTAACCATTAGCTCAAATGGAGGGGTTCATCAGGCAATTCTCAAATAAAGAGTGACTTCTCCATCAGTTAAAATGGAGTCCACTGAAATCTTTCTCTTGATTTTTCCCCTTCAAACATCTCGTGAATTGGGTTTTCATTGTTATGGAGTAAATTTCCCTGCATTAGAGCCAACCGCATAGTTCCATAAGAAacagaaattacttttttgatacatttttacTTGACTGACCAAAAATATACCCAAAACGTTGATGAAAACGTAGACTCAACAAAAGATTTCTTAGTGTAGACTGATGAAAACTCGGTGACAAACAATAACAAACGAAACTTTCTGTAGATATTAGCATCATTAAAGGGCGTTTTAGTTTGAACTAAAGTAGGTTAAAAATGCACAAAGATGTAAACATTCAATGAAGAG from Pocillopora verrucosa isolate sample1 chromosome 2, ASM3666991v2, whole genome shotgun sequence includes the following:
- the LOC131781005 gene encoding thioredoxin-like protein 4A; the encoded protein is MSYMLQHLKNGWQVDQAIMSEEDRVVVIRFGHDWDPTCMKMDEVLYTIADKVKNFAVIYLVDITECPDFNKMYELYDPCTTMFFYRNKHIMIDLGTGNNNKINWALEDKQEMVDIVETVYRGARKGRGLVVSPKDYSTKYRY